TGGACGTGAAAGGGATGTCTGGCTCTTTCCTTGCAAAGCACATACTCGACTGCGGCTGGACAGGATTCATCCACATGCTGCGCTACAAAGCGGAAGAAGCTGGTGGCGCAGTAGTGCTGGTTGACCCTGCCAACACTTCACAAAGATGTAGTAGCTGCAGTCGAGTTGCAAAAAAATCGCTTGCAGAAAGGTGGCATAGTTGCGCATGCGGCGCTTCAATGCATCGGGACCTCAATGCAGCAATAAACATACTCCAACGAGCTACCGGCGGAACGCCGGGAAGTCACGCTCCCGGAGAAGCTATCTCTACCCATTATAAAGTCAATGGGCAAATATCTTCAGTGAAGGAAGAAGCCCACGGCTTCAGCCGTGGATAGTTCACATATGTGCCGAGAGCCAATATATTCCGAAGCCTCAGTAGCTCAGTGGATAGAGCGCCTGTCTTGTAGCCCTTTTCCGCATTCGAGAAAGCGTTAACGGAAAAAGCCGGAAAACAGGAGGCCCCGAGTTCAATTCTCGGCTGGGGCTAAAACGTTTTTTAATTAAAGCCTGGGAAATAGGTTCATGAAAGTGTTCATTTTCCATTGCTGGGGCGGGAATTCGCACGACTGCTGGCGCGGCTGGCTCGCGGACCGGCTGCGCGAACAAGGCATCACGGTCGTAGCTCCTGAATTTCCTGACACGATGCACCCGAAACTGGAAGAATGGCTCAAGGAGGCGCGCGGGAACGTGAATAAATTCGATGAGGATTGGGTGCTGGTTTCACACAGCCTGGGAGGGCCTGCGATACTGCGGCTTTTGGAATCCTTCGGGGAAAGCGAGCGCGTGAAAGCTGTGATAATGGTTGCCGCGTTCGCCAAGGACCTGGGAATTCCGGAAATAGAAAGCTTTGTCAATAATGAATTCAATTGGGAAAAAATCAGAAAGGGCTCGAAAAAATTCATCATCATCAACTCGGACAATGACCCGTTCATACAACTTGGGGAAGGAAAACGCGTGGCGCAGCTTCTCGGCGCGGAGCTGACAGTCGAACACGGGGCCGGCCACATCAACGAAGGGGCAGGATTTACTGAATACCCCCGCGTGCTTGAACTCATACTGAAG
The DNA window shown above is from Candidatus Micrarchaeia archaeon and carries:
- a CDS encoding alpha/beta fold hydrolase; the encoded protein is MKVFIFHCWGGNSHDCWRGWLADRLREQGITVVAPEFPDTMHPKLEEWLKEARGNVNKFDEDWVLVSHSLGGPAILRLLESFGESERVKAVIMVAAFAKDLGIPEIESFVNNEFNWEKIRKGSKKFIIINSDNDPFIQLGEGKRVAQLLGAELTVEHGAGHINEGAGFTEYPRVLELILKQNHP